aatgtatttaataaactcAGTACCTTTTTTACAACCAAGCTGTCGTGAGCTTTTTACGTTAAACCGGTTAAACTGTTTACAGATGTTGGAGCATTTATGATTTTTCCATATATTCAAaagatctttattttaatttttaagatgcTTTCTCTCTATTTAAAATCTACGTATTTAAGTCTTCGAGATGTAACGGTAAGGACACGTTTTAATATCGTTGACTCTCGTCGATTGATTTCACGTCCACATATATTGTGCAAGTAGTCGCTAAGGTTAACAGATTGAAAATCCCGCGCCGATAGCCGCACGCGAGCGCGCAACTTGAATCGCTCGCGAATCTGCGCCATCTGCGCGGGCTTGACGAAGCGTAGGAAATCGTGAGCTTGCATGAGCTCCGCGTGGCTCGCGCAAGTCGCGCAATGATCGCATTTCGGGCGTCTTCGATCGCGCTCGTGGGCGGATCGAGAATGTTCGTGCATGTTCGGCCGTTCGGCGGGGCCAGCGCCAGGGAGACTGAGGGAGAGAGACGGACGGCCAGTGCACTTGAGAAAGCCATCGTAGGCTGTCTCGACGTGTATGTTCTGAACGCTCCGCAACATGTTAATGAGTTTTCGTCTGCTCCCAACGAAAAATTCACGTGGCGTATTCAGTATACGAAAGAAAGACATTAGTTCGAGACATTTACCCTCTTGATCGAGTCTTTTACCTAGTACCAATTGTGTGATAAGGAGGCTGAGGAACGATGCCAGGCAAAGGGGGCAGAAGAGGAAAGTACGGTAAGCACCACTCACTACTGACTATGGCTCATCTTCGCCGAGTATGACGTATAACGTCGTTATCTCGTCCGGAGCCTACGATCTGGCGAGAGAAACGCGCACGTGACGCGCtcgacattattaaattatcgattCGCGcctccgtccgtccgtccgtccgtccgccCGTCCGCCCGTTTGTCCGTTCCGAATGATTTTCACGTATCCGGAATGGAAGTCTTATTTATTTCGTCGACTTACGTCACGGCGCGACGCCTCGTCTTGCCCGCTTTGTCTTAATAAACACCTTTCTTTGTTCCTCCCCGTCTTCGCGTTCCTCATCGCGACTCGCGGCCCTTTTTGGCGCGCGAAAACGCGAGCGGGCTCCATGCTCCATCGAGACCATGGCGGACGCGATATTCCCATGTGACTCTCATGCCTCTGAGCGCTCTGAGCCTCTGACGGCCCTGACAGCCGGACGAACCAAGTCCACCTTCGGGAACTTCGAAGGGCATTCGCGCTCGcggttgaaaaaaaaaaatgcgcaaTTTCCGTAAGAGGTTATACGAGATATCGCAAAGAGCCACGAGGCGTGACGAGATACGCGAATCATACGTGCGTCACAATACGTGGTTGCGCACGTTTTCGACGGTAACGACGACGATAATTACTAGCGAGTACCGGGATGATCGATCATACGAGACCGAGACGAAGATATCCTACGTGACACGTGACTCGCGCGATTGCGATATATGTGGGAGTGGGGTGGGATATACGCGTATCTTTTTTGCCTTTGTCTTTTTTGCGCTCGAAACAAAAGTTTTTTCGCCCCTTTCTTTATTCTCGCAGTCTCGCTTTATTTTTAGTCGCACGCGGCACGCGGCTCGCTCGATACCTTTCCTCGATCGCAATAGGCGTGCATGCGTGAGCAGGGATTTGCGCAATCGGTAGCAATCCATGGTAATCGGTAGCAAATGGATTGTCGCCTTGTTCAAGCTTAATGACGTTTCGCACACTTCCTCAGATGTTTATCCGATGTTTGTCCTATCTCGGCCTGATGAATATTCGACTTAACTAGCgcgcgcaaaaaaaaaggatcCTTTTCTTTGCCCCGCCTTTCCCAACTTCCTCAAGGACTCGGCTGAAACCAGAAACCACgaggatttttattattcccgTATTGCGCGTTTGTCGTGGATGAGTCGCGgcttttcaacttttttttttgtttgtttgctTCTCCGTCGACGAATCGGTGATAGCAACAATCTTCTTCCACTCGATAAAACTCGTATGCGATTCGGGAATTACCGAATTTAACGActggaatttatttaatttccgtaggatgattttaatatcattttggCGGCGTGTTTaggcatattttttttttggtgcAAATATAGAattgtgaaaattataaagaatgtaactaacatatttcattttagCTAGACATTTCGTTCATACTTGAACGAATATTACCGTAAGGTACTGTCGTGGCACATACCGCTAACCGCTAACGAGACAGGTACAGCTGTGTACAGATTTCACATTATGTAACGTTATGACGTTCACTTTTAGCAgctgttattattttcctcAACTTGGGATTAACATTGCTTTGTTAAGACCTGCATAGTTTCCAACTGACGTAAGATTTTCAAACTTCGAACCTTTGTTTATCTATTATTAGCGGAGATAAGCTATTATCAAATCGCTTTCGACCGATTTCTGAGAAATGTCTTCGTTCCTCTTAATGACTCAAGAATATTAAGATCGCTTATCGTCATTAACGCCGATGGTTGTCACATATTAACGAATACATGCGAAGATCGTAACTCCATATGCGGCATCTTACTGACAAGTTGCcacgtaaaataaagaaatgtgtgcgcgtgtgtgtgtgtgtgtgcgtgtgcacATGTATACCCAGAAGACCACACATAAAGGTCTGGTCTGTATGAACATATTGTATGTTTCGCGTTCTGCTGACAGGTGGAAAAAGAGCTGAGTTTACATCCGATGAGGATTCGATCAACAATGATGCGTGTAGCGAGACCAGCGGCCAATCCGACAACCGTAGCGTGCTGGAGGACGCGAACGACAACGAGGTGGAGGAGCTCGCGCAGCAGGAGGCGTTCGAGGAGAAGCTGAAGGAGGCGATCGACGGTCTGACGCAGAAGAGCGCGAAGGGCCGAACTATCTGCTTCACGGGCATCGAGAAAATTTTCGCCATCAAGTACATCCCCGATTTCGTCGAGGACAGAAAAATGACCATTGCGGATGCCACGGAGCGTGGCTTGAAGAAGGGACGTGGTGACGAGCAGTCGACGGCGGCCAGATTGAGCACCCTGCTGTGCGTCCAGTTGGGCGCCTTCGAGAGCGCCGAGATGGTCTGCAGAGATCTAAAGTCGACTCTTACCTTCATCGCTAACGACAACGCAGCTTCTGTCCATGCACGCGCCGAGGTACGCaaagagtaataaaaagaTGCTTACGTAGCCTAGGTCAATATttcaatcaatatttttggCGATTTTTCGATATGAGATTAGACTGCATATACTTGATCGTTAACGTCTCACATTTTGTATGGTTAATGGAATGGCAgactttttacattaatataatgattCCAGTGTTGCTGGGCGTTGGCCATGAATCAATTCTTATCAAGCAATGATGTGACCGACACCATGGAAATTGCACAGTTACTGTCGTCTATCTTTTCGGGCTCCTATTTGAAAGGGAACGGCGCGATCGCGAACATATCCACGGATGTGGCGGCGCTCCACGTGGCAGCTATCTCATCGTGGACCCTGCTTCTAACAGTTATGAATTCCGCGGATATCTACAATTTGCTCGCGAGCGGCAGAACGAACAGTTACATGCCGTAAGTCATCGATCGTCGAAACGTATCGGGAGCGCGCGCGGTTGTCAAACGTCGACGATAAACAAGCGAAACGTTCTCTTTCAGTTCGCTCAATCGATTGCGCGAATTGCTGGAATCGCCACATCTCGACGTACGCTTGTCAGCCGGCGAAGCGCTGGCGGTGATATTCGAACTCGGTCGCGCGTTCTCCTGCGACTACGAGCAGACGTGGGCGCTCGACCTGGTCGAAATTCTCAAGGAACTCGCCACGGATTCCAACAAGTACCGCGCTAAGAAAGATCGCAAACAGCAACGCGCTAATTTTAGAGATATTCTGCGTTATATCGAGGTAAGTTATATTGCGCTATTTACTCGAACAATATGTTTGTCCGTTTTAAAATCGAAACTCGCGATGATCGCCGATGCCAAGATAAAATAAGGAGACACTACACGATTCGTTTTACTTCTAGGAAGACGTCGTTCCGGAGATGCACGTGAGATTCGGCCAGGAAACTCTGTATTTAGAGGGATGGTGCGCGAGGACTCAGTATAACGCTTGCTGCCGGCTATTAGGCCCCGGTATCAATATCCATCTTGCTGAAAATCAACTCCTGCGCGAGATTTTTCACCTTGGCAACAAAGTTCTACCTCCACCGATCACGATCAAAACGAGTAAATTAGAGAGAGTAAGTATCCGAGTAAAAGCGATCATTCGCGTTTTAAGTAATAAcgctaaatataatttcctcCCTTTTCGACTTGTAGACATTGATGAACGCGGCCGCGTTCAAGGCACGCACCATTCAGCGCAATAAGAATCGCGACAAACGATCTGCAGCTATGGCACCGTAATCACACTTCTATTCCTATGCTGGTTGTCTCATTTTAGTGTAATGcaagtatatttaaatttttttctttttttttttttaatttattgtagcTACATTCAATAGCGTAAAATTGCTGTTTCTCAATCAATTTTCAAGTCGAAATTGTACAGAATTATTCCATATGATGTACGTTCTTTCTTCTTGCATAAATTCCGTCGGTGTaaacatgtgatttatgtCGTCGCTTTAACggctatatttatttagtgatatttaataaaatctacgTGTATATACAAGTcgaaatatgtgtatatacaattGTAATGCTGGTAACAATGATTGCATTtcgcataaattatttcagtaCGTGTGTTAAGTGTTTTTATCAATTCGATCACGCGATCATGTCGAATCGGTGATATCTTTTGAACTGTTATCATTGTTGTTTTTCTCttagatatgtatattatacatgtgttgattttgtaatgaaaaattgcacgttttaatctttttatattaataatacaccTATAGATTGAATTATAACGTCTGGTTTAAAAATGGATTATAATATGCAAACTGATGGACGTATTTCGTATATAACAGTTAACACATACACAAGatgtacgaaatatttattagcattgtacatacgtatatgtaagTTGTGTAATGACGTATTAAACTAGAACGtagattatataaagataaacgTCATCATAAAATTAcccgttttattattatatctttctctttggAGAACAGTCCAACAAATGTCTAACAAATCCCTTTATCTTCGGCGGTTAACAATGTCGATCACAGTCATGTACAACAATCACAAAATCATATAATGATACCTTTTTAATTAAGTACATTTCAATCTCTTTCGATATATCCGcgataacaatttttacaatcaCGATTATAACACAGTggtacataaaaataacagttGCATGTAATTACAGGATTTACCACTAATATTAAGCGTACAGTCATGGCAACCAATCTACAGCCtcatttcattatatataaataatatatatatatatatataaatataataaattaatatataattatatataaaaatatttcagaactaaaaaatataggcAACGTCTCATTTGCACATGTTACggtaaaaacaatttttactacGTGTATACTCATTAGTAAATATACTTACTCCAAGTTTCagttatttaatgaaatatggTTTTTATTTATGGCCAACGTAAAATGATACTACGACGTGTGTATATTTTTGCTATATTAGATTAGAATAGCACGTACATACATTTGTCagtaaaaatatcaatgtatGTTTTAGTATTGTTATTGATTTAATACTTGATTTGattatatcgattatttaatatttgattatattgaTTTGTTTTTACCGTAACACATAAAATCGCTTCATAAGCGGCTTATATGTGCAACGTGAGTATTTGCGCCTTAAATTCTTTCTCAGACAGCATATGCCATCGATAGCCCAATATTCTGGACACTTCCCTTTCCGTGTTCTCGTAACTACGGCTATTTACCTTGATCCATCGATAATACTCGGATGATCTATCGAGAGTTTCCGACCAGGCTCTATCAAATCTCTTCAGGACTACGTTTCGCCGAACGTACAAACAGCGTAAGCATTTCGCGGTAGAGACAATCTCTAAAATCGTAGCGGTCGATATTTTATCTCGGATCATCTGTGGAAGAAGTGTTATTTGTAcgctatattatatataaatcgatAGGAACTTGCGGCGTATGATAGAACAGCAGCgtcttttctaaattttttttagttcgtGTTATATCAGGCGTCCAGAAGCTAAATAGTTAACGACTTGGTAACATCGTGTATCTAAATGAATTTCGCAGATTTAGAATTTTATCGAGTTCGAGTTCTGAATGGTTCATATCTCATACACAGCTATTCACGTAACTGTTTACCTAAATGTAGAAAGAAGAACATTTCTACATTTTGGAATACATTACGATGAAAAAGACAAAAGTTTTGTAGAACATTTAACATTCTGACTATTTAGCACGCGCAACATCGGGATAAGTAAGCCTACGATAGTTAGGAGGAACTTACACTCACACAATAGCAAGAAAGACTTTCATAATGTGTAAAGGTACGAACGCATGCCAGCATGTCGTAAAGTCGCGTTGTTAACATCAGTGTTTTAGGAAAGCTATCACAAGCTTTTTGGATTCAAATACAAAATGCTACCAGTGTATGCAGATTCGGGCACATTCGGCAGAACTGCACTAACGGCTCGTCCAATCTCTTAGCGAAACTCCTGTGCAGATAGTATCTCGTTACTCCCTTGAAAGCGTACACCCGTATCGTCGACTCGAAGAACGTTCCGTGGAACACCATGGACGGCGAAACCTGCGGAACATTAGTAGGATGAAGACGTTTCGACGTTTTGCTCTCcgatataaaaatgcatattatCTCGCTAACTTGAGTATTTGGATTATCCAATACTATACTATGACACGGTATGACACTGTGTTCCAATAAATCGATAGGATTTCTGCCCAGGTTGATAGGCAAAAGGATATCCGTGGCTTTATAACTCTCTATCTCAAAGTGTACTTTTAAATAGGGATTGTTTGCTTTCATCTTGATCCAAGACGATCTTTTTGGCTGAAATAAAAAGCTGAATGAATATATCTGTCGATGCAAAAGGCGTAATGTATGCGCACAGTATGTACTAACTAGAGTACGGAATTATACGTACCAATCTTATGGTAGTGTCTTTCGGACTATATCGATTTTGCAGGATATGAAGGTGCCTTAATTTTGTGTAACCTATCAGCTCTATTACATCCTCGTGCAAATTTTGGGGACTAATAACTAAAACCTGCAAGTATTTTAAATGTGAAATGAAATATCAAGAATATATTGATATCTACCAACTGAATATCAGTACATACTTGACGTATACTTACATTTAAGTTAACGAATACTCCTACATGTAATAACGGACAATAGTAACGTGTGGTGTTTATCAAAATCAATTTCGACAAGGTCTGAGTACAGTTCATACAGATATCGTCCATCAAGTGTAACGCCTCGTTGCTCTCGAGCATTAGATCTATCAGCTCCAGGCATTTAAGATTCTGTAGGTTTCTCATGAGCCTCTTGAGAGCTTCGAGCAGTTTCCCACCCGTGCCGAAAACTCTGATTCGATCGGGATCATCCCTGTTCGCCATGTTGCAGGGAAAGGTAAACTTGAGCCTGCGAATATAGGTACCCACGCCGGCAACGGACGTGTTGTCGGAGCCCTGCCGTTCGGCGTACCAGGATATCATGTTCATGAATTCGTAAAGATTGTAGAAATTCAGCATGGGCTCGAATACGAGCGTGCGGAAGTTCCTCCCGACTTTGTTCAAGCAGGTGGACGTTCTTATGTGATCCAGGACGTACTGCCAGCCGCTGTAGTAGTTGAACTTGCCCCGCGTGAGAGTGGTGTCCTCCAGGGTAAACGTTGACCATACGTTCTGCAGCTTGAAGGCGCGATACCACGCGCGGCACACCAGGGACGCATAGTAACGCTCGCGAATGCTCAGATACGAGAATATCTCCTCCAGTAGGATATCAGGTGTCTGATCCCAGGAGCTGTACTCCTTGCACAGCTTATCCTCTTCCGTGTCCTCCTCGTCCAGATCTATATACACGGCTTGTGGCAGATAAGATTCGCTTTTATAAGAACCACCTTATAAGCCTAGAAATTAAACTTGTGTATCTACCGAGAGCAGTGCTATGTGTTTTCTCGCCTTGTACCGATTTcctatttttacatatgtcTACCTTGAATGCCACGTAtttttagacgatattaacgTCGCGTACGACGTACGCCTGATTTTTAATCGCGGTTTTCCCTCTCGTCGTTCATCGAGCTGACGTACTCCgcacgccgccgcgccggcattCCCTACGTAACCGTAACGTTACACGTACACATACGTGCTCGCAAGTATTAAGTATTACGTCGAGACTCGAGAGGAAACTGGAAAGTTATGCACAACTATGCAGGAACAAAAGTGTGTTATTTATACGCGACAGCACGAGCGGAGTACCGCGTCTCTTTAGCTTTAGATCAAGTGCGCGAGATACCTGAAACGTAACGTCGAGGGGCATCCGGCTTTTCCGGGCCGCGAACGCGCGAGCGGCGAGGGGCGAGGTGGAAATGGCGGAATATCGATTGTTCTCGTTGATTTCTCTCGGGACTCTTGGGAGTCGggggcgaaagagagagagaccatCGTACGCTCACCTTTATCCTCTTCGTCGAATTTCCAGCAGCCCTTGCTCATTTTCAATCCAGTCGCTGCTCATCGGCGTTACATTGAAATAACGTATCTTCGCTACTCTACGGAGTATTTATACGCgatattgctaaaaatatactgaaaaaACGGGAAGGGGCGACCGCCGACCGCGCATCGCCATGATGCGGGACGCGGTTTTAAATCGCCGCACCCCGCACCCTGGACGGATGACGGATCACGGATCCCGTTTCTCGATTCTCGCTCGCGTGCTCGTGCGAGTTCAGCTTTGTGCGGAGAAACGTCGCGGGACGATCTCCGCTTCGGCGAGTCGCGGCTAAAAGTCGGGCGTCGGGCGGCGGAAACACCCCCTCGACCCTCGACTCGACGAGGAGCAACGAGGAGATTGTTTCCAAAAACGAATTTTCTTGCGCGCTACAACGGCGGAGGGAGTGGCGGGAgcgggaggaagagagacggAAAACTCGGAACTGCTCGGCTCGGAACGTCCTAACCTCGGTTTGTCACGTCGTCACAAGTCATAAAAAGCACAATAACCTCCTGAGTCTATTCGCTGCTGCAGATCTGTACTTCGCCTCGGGCTAAAACATAATGAACGTGATCGGCAAGTTGTGTCACGTAAGACGAACGCCGCGAGGTTACAGGTACGTGACGTGCGAAACACGTGTTGGTTGTAAAGAAACAAATGATTACTTCGCGCTAACGATTGTATAACATTTCCGAGTGTCGTGTGACGTTAATTCTAAGAACTTAAATACCGCGTAATCACGTTCAATAATCGTTTAATTAaaccaataattttaaaacgatTGTTGAACGTGATTTACGTACCAATAAAGTATACATCGAAGAGGGGAGAGCAGCCGTTTTTCTATgtagaattataaaagaaatgacAAGCTTTTTCTTTTCCACACGTTTTCACTTTTGCTTCTACCGTTCTACGTTCGCTCGTAAGGCTCTTGCTCGTAAAGTTGCTCAAATACACCTACACGTTTCGCAGGACGTTACACGCTACacgtataattcaaaatgCGTACGAAGGTCCTGGTAAAACCACCGTGACGTTCATCAGCAAGGAGATCGGCACCCGACTTTTGATATCTCGCTGCGACGAGGTACGTGCATGGTTTATGTTTTACATTCAGGCAAACGTGCGTTAACTCCAACGTATGATTTCCTATTTTTCAGATGGGATTCACGTTAAACACTGGCACGAAAGTGATAGGGCCAACGGTGCTCTTTCCCAGACACGCCGTCTGCTGGAACGTTCAATCCGGCAAACATATAAATGACGCATCACTTTCGTTATTCAATGTTCTCGAGCCAAAGCCCGATCTCTTGGTCATTGGATTGGACGATCGATATGATTTCGACTATGTAAAAGATCTCCGAAAACTCGTCAAGAAGCTCGATATTGCTACAGAAATACTTTCCGTGTATAACGCGTGCACGGTATTCAATTTCGTCAACGAGGAGGGCAGGTACGTCGTTGCGGCATTGATACCACGAAAAAAGCCCGAACAACCATTGAAACTAGCACAGGGTGAGTCTGTGGAACAAATAACCGACTCTGCTAGTGCAAGATGAACGTACATATACGTGACAATTTGAAAAGactgtattatattgtataataaaattaatttctgtaaatCATATACAAGATTACAATGAAATTTTAGATTTGTTCGTTTAGttcaaaataaaacgtaaacgTTTCTTAAAAAGGTAATTAAAACGAGTGTTGAGATCTCGTCAGAGAAAATATAGGACAACGTgctcgaataaaataaacgtacaTGTAAAACTTACGTTGTGTTTCTAAAAAACGGTTCCATTATAAGACATTCTATTGCTACGTTTGTACTGTCATTATACGGAAACATATTTATTCCGGACATAAATGAAGCATAAAAACTGTCTAGATTGTGTTctataatacttaaaaaaaaaaaattacgtataatagcatatttttattcattttttattataaatttttatgagcCGAGACGCAAAGTCCGGTTCTATACGAATCTTCCCAGCGATACAAAAAAGAGGCCAAAAAAGTTTCGTGAGGAAATGATCCCTCCGAGATGAAAAACCAGATCTATACAGTATAAGTTGTTCCTCGTTTCGTCGACGTCGCTCTTCGCACGTTCTTGTCACAACGGAGACAAGCGCATATCATATCACCTTAACTGTCCGGGAACAACGAAAAGATCACGCTGCGAATAATAAGCGATGCCTTCAACGGATGAGAGTATATTCAACTTGATTTATTTCACACAAGAAATGTACAAGACTCGTGTCGTAAAAGCTTCGAAACTGAATGGCGTATGATAAAACAAAGAGTTTGGAAGAACGTCGTGACTCGCCACTTCCAAAGCGTCTCGTAATTTTCAGATAACAGATTTGACTCT
The Temnothorax longispinosus isolate EJ_2023e chromosome 7, Tlon_JGU_v1, whole genome shotgun sequence DNA segment above includes these coding regions:
- the LOC139815537 gene encoding uncharacterized protein isoform X1, giving the protein MSKGCWKFDEEDKAVYIDLDEEDTEEDKLCKEYSSWDQTPDILLEEIFSYLSIRERYYASLVCRAWYRAFKLQNVWSTFTLEDTTLTRGKFNYYSGWQYVLDHIRTSTCLNKVGRNFRTLVFEPMLNFYNLYEFMNMISWYAERQGSDNTSVAGVGTYIRRLKFTFPCNMANRDDPDRIRVFGTGGKLLEALKRLMRNLQNLKCLELIDLMLESNEALHLMDDICMNCTQTLSKLILINTTRYYCPLLHVGVFVNLNVLVISPQNLHEDVIELIGYTKLRHLHILQNRYSPKDTTIRLPKRSSWIKMKANNPYLKVHFEIESYKATDILLPINLGRNPIDLLEHSVIPCHSIVLDNPNTQVSPSMVFHGTFFESTIRVYAFKGVTRYYLHRSFAKRLDEPLVQFCRMCPNLHTLMIRDKISTATILEIVSTAKCLRCLYVRRNVVLKRFDRAWSETLDRSSEYYRWIKVNSRSYENTEREVSRILGYRWHMLSEKEFKAQILTLHI
- the LOC139815538 gene encoding interferon-related developmental regulator 1-like isoform X2: MPGKGGRRGKYGGKRAEFTSDEDSINNDACSETSGQSDNRSVLEDANDNEVEELAQQEAFEEKLKEAIDGLTQKSAKGRTICFTGIEKIFAIKYIPDFVEDRKMTIADATERGLKKGRGDEQSTAARLSTLLCVQLGAFESAEMVCRDLKSTLTFIANDNAASVHARAECCWALAMNQFLSSNDVTDTMEIAQLLSSIFSGSYLKGNGAIANISTDVAALHVAAISSWTLLLTVMNSADIYNLLASGRTNSYMPSLNRLRELLESPHLDVRLSAGEALAVIFELGRAFSCDYEQTWALDLVEILKELATDSNKYRAKKDRKQQRANFRDILRYIEEDVVPEMHVRFGQETLYLEGWCARTQYNACCRLLGPGINIHLAENQLLREIFHLGNKVLPPPITIKTSKLERTLMNAAAFKARTIQRNKNRDKRSAAMAP
- the LOC139815537 gene encoding uncharacterized protein isoform X2, translated to MSKGCWKFDEEDKDLDEEDTEEDKLCKEYSSWDQTPDILLEEIFSYLSIRERYYASLVCRAWYRAFKLQNVWSTFTLEDTTLTRGKFNYYSGWQYVLDHIRTSTCLNKVGRNFRTLVFEPMLNFYNLYEFMNMISWYAERQGSDNTSVAGVGTYIRRLKFTFPCNMANRDDPDRIRVFGTGGKLLEALKRLMRNLQNLKCLELIDLMLESNEALHLMDDICMNCTQTLSKLILINTTRYYCPLLHVGVFVNLNVLVISPQNLHEDVIELIGYTKLRHLHILQNRYSPKDTTIRLPKRSSWIKMKANNPYLKVHFEIESYKATDILLPINLGRNPIDLLEHSVIPCHSIVLDNPNTQVSPSMVFHGTFFESTIRVYAFKGVTRYYLHRSFAKRLDEPLVQFCRMCPNLHTLMIRDKISTATILEIVSTAKCLRCLYVRRNVVLKRFDRAWSETLDRSSEYYRWIKVNSRSYENTEREVSRILGYRWHMLSEKEFKAQILTLHI
- the LOC139815541 gene encoding NADH dehydrogenase [ubiquinone] 1 alpha subcomplex assembly factor 3, coding for MNVIGKLCHVRRTPRGYRTLHATRIIQNAYEGPGKTTVTFISKEIGTRLLISRCDEMGFTLNTGTKVIGPTVLFPRHAVCWNVQSGKHINDASLSLFNVLEPKPDLLVIGLDDRYDFDYVKDLRKLVKKLDIATEILSVYNACTVFNFVNEEGRYVVAALIPRKKPEQPLKLAQGESVEQITDSASAR
- the LOC139815538 gene encoding interferon-related developmental regulator 1-like isoform X1; its protein translation is MREQGFAQSVAIHGGKRAEFTSDEDSINNDACSETSGQSDNRSVLEDANDNEVEELAQQEAFEEKLKEAIDGLTQKSAKGRTICFTGIEKIFAIKYIPDFVEDRKMTIADATERGLKKGRGDEQSTAARLSTLLCVQLGAFESAEMVCRDLKSTLTFIANDNAASVHARAECCWALAMNQFLSSNDVTDTMEIAQLLSSIFSGSYLKGNGAIANISTDVAALHVAAISSWTLLLTVMNSADIYNLLASGRTNSYMPSLNRLRELLESPHLDVRLSAGEALAVIFELGRAFSCDYEQTWALDLVEILKELATDSNKYRAKKDRKQQRANFRDILRYIEEDVVPEMHVRFGQETLYLEGWCARTQYNACCRLLGPGINIHLAENQLLREIFHLGNKVLPPPITIKTSKLERTLMNAAAFKARTIQRNKNRDKRSAAMAP